A genomic region of Oncorhynchus mykiss isolate Arlee chromosome 2, USDA_OmykA_1.1, whole genome shotgun sequence contains the following coding sequences:
- the LOC110500748 gene encoding uncharacterized protein LOC110500748: MRVKEGSKIRNLLGFVMARMQREEQEVDGSQIQTMLSVKEGVTVDSIQMGKRQGEGVMDIGRSQTRTGLRVRQVVFTGSGKGITKTITCVEILKRKLGGLHQLSKLHYKTVSEVWESQETDMTPVSRMTVHKTVPAISILLSKHPLDPSEPGYQPPETQHDPSYQPPGYQPPRYQPPETQHDPSYQPPGYQPPRYQPPVTLCDSVKIPPRPQLELRKTQLLSIPLTQKSQSPFWFQSAGTSRSQEGSRDAQSCTPHLCAASEKERKTAGGEILYSPCSYILPGPEAKRTCMKNHLFPSTPST, encoded by the coding sequence ATGCGAGTGAAGGAAGGGAGCAAGATCCGAAACCTCTTGGGATTTGTAATGGCTCGTatgcagagggaggaacaggaaGTGGATGGGAGTCAGATTCAGACGATGCTGAGTGTGAAAGAGGGAGTGACAGTGGACAGTATTCAGATGGGGAAGAGGCAAGGAGAGGGAGTCATGGACATTGGCCGGAGTCAGACCCGGACCGGGCTGAGAGTGAGACAGGTGGTTTTCACTGGATCAGGAAAAGGGATCACCAAAACCATAACATGTGTTGAGATCCTGAAACGGAAACTGGGAGGACTACACCAGTTATCCAAGCTCCACTACAAGACTGTGAGTGAGGTGTGGGAGAGTCAGGAGACTGACATGACACCCGTGTCCAGGATGACTGTTCATAAGACTGTTCCTGCTATCAGTATCCTGCTCTCCAAACACCCACTGGACCCAAGTGAGCCTGGGTATCAGCCCCCAGAAACCCAGCATGATCCTAGCTACCAACCCCCAGGGTACCAGCCTCCTAGGTATCAGCCCCCAGAAACCCAGCATGATCCTAGCTACCAACCCCCAGGGTACCAGCCTCCTAGGTATCAGCCCCCAGTGACGCTATGTGACAGTGTGAAAATTCCACCTCGACCACAGCTCGAGCTCCGCAAAACACAACTGTTGTCAATACCACTGACCCAGAAAAGCCAaagccctttttggttccagagtGCCGGTACCTCTAGGTCTCAGGAGGGCAGTAGAGATGCACAGAGCTGTACGCCACACCTGTGTGCCGCCtctgagaaagagaggaaaacagcaGGAGGAGAGATACTCTACAGTCCTTGTTCATACATATTGCCTGGTCCTGAAGCCAAGAGAACCTGTATGAAGAACCACCTGTTCCCCTCGACTCCCTCAACTTGA